A window of the Tripterygium wilfordii isolate XIE 37 chromosome 12, ASM1340144v1, whole genome shotgun sequence genome harbors these coding sequences:
- the LOC120010395 gene encoding uncharacterized protein LOC120010395 has translation MGGHDAVEVAKTVLEVADVAWTAMECCHHLHHHENHEEGVQETHCASEEQELESLRSENRRLRNLLEQNLRLLQNLSESPCLLNDCPPDLYARLVSTVDSKHFLSRLESLQKARGTGTRIEFPFKEATGDDMHTAEILVNVDQIEPSWWVWVTDEMVPSNVEEWSGIDDETYVVVSEEHVVEGVAHFMAKCIISSPKAKTMKPEELQKILAKALGGVSKLEKIVGVWHAGKMFYALSTWGLAILGSRAAVKIAAKGIHATSKVVLKAL, from the exons ATGGGAGGCCATGACGCTGTGGAGGTCGCCAAGACGGTTCTCGAGGTCGCCGACGTCGCATGGACAGCGATGGAGTGCTgtcaccacctccaccaccacgaGAACCATGAAGAAGGTGTCCAGGAAACGCACTGCGCCTCCGAAGAGCAAGAATTGGAGTCGCTCCGATCCGAAAATCGGCGTCTCCGGAACTTGCTCGAGCAGAACCTGAGGCTCCTGCAAAATTTATCCGAATCCCCCTGTTTGTTAAACGATTGCCCTCCCGAT TTGTATGCACGTCTGGTGTCTACTGTGGATTCCAAACACTTCTTGTCTCGGCTTGAATCCCTCCAGAAGGCGCGAGGGACTGGAACCAGGATTGAATTCCCTTTCAAGGAGGCTACAG GAGATGATATGCACACAGCTGAAATTCTGGTTAATGTTGACCAGATAGAACCCAGTTGGTGGGTGTGGGTTACAGATGAAATGGTCCCAAGTAATGTCGAAGAATGGAGTGGAATCGATGATGAAACTTATGTGGTTGTTAGTGAGGAGCATGTGGTGGAAGGGGTTGCCCACTTCATGGCTAAATGCATTATCTCAAGCCCTAAAGCTAAG ACTATGAAACCTGAGGAGCTGCAGAAAA TTTTGGCAAAAGCTTTGGGTGGTGTGAGTAAATTGGAGAAGATAGTAGGTGTTTGGCATGCTGGGAAGATGTTTTATGCTCTGTCCACTTGGGGACTTGCAATTCTAGG GAGTCGTGCTGCAGTGAAAATTGCTGCAAAGGGCATCCATGCAACTAGCAAAGTTGTTCTAAAAGCTCTATGA
- the LOC120010394 gene encoding uncharacterized protein LOC120010394 isoform X2: MEESADRGELPIMENARGELRQPERRNVRRRLVQSTLFPHKPQETEVIDDQKADKDCNADEEGGEDYDCTESQGKKKKKRKGKTTTPTKASKKPKEKSLADTTPKKHAKSNGKVLATLIEIEDGSPPPMPNLRLEAKMTAEENSRMFSGRQIHPFFSSWKAGKRCEETNKAERKDNRLTIGPIHVFDKVQGDDVSFDWRNWSFCEKCSTSTTYDRNGESPSILEASVDALPIDQLSTFALHAGASPLRDKASLDQCLIQLDGMRETTPTISTMSANEHVGCCSFVKGTEMDCTAHKVDIFSSSHADGVKKSDARISKYFQERMMSYYIGSSLQLDGRIWADKYQPKRAIEVCGNEESVKFLSEWLRLWRERDHKPSKNSIGGDESNIEDTYDEWYPSDTDSGNIDGPRLKNLLLVTGPVGSGKSAAIYACAMEQGFKIFEANVSDCRNGAAVKQRFGEVLESHSLNWSKENPVDSRNELNVKSCPSTPNGKPMLVTNEVIELDTLDEEGSNGIFRRPTKFALKETGTTCARDQLRPLILFEDVDIVFPEDRGFIAAIQYIAERAKGPVILTSNSKNPILPDTLDRIEVCFALPSSKELFCHIYKVCAVEKADIQSWSIERLIRFCEGDIRKTIMHLQFWCQGINFPGREVLGSRPLPIDHEAAHQMLPKILPWELPSQLSELVEKEISKSLSIMEDDSTFADVIEEEFNNKAVQDNPERHVDGMDCMEAKKEAMLSWNGFFHNCDDFAGRLHSPCKISNSPGTPVSFCQRKGGKRLNVVMSSDSEDDGKLKENHNQCLDLHFDDTCKSVDISIVPESTVVPETEVGNGTELLSKTVFGDQDADTFEEVSMNIESKQNPFSVEADILEKSVSIFNSYSDMLTCDVIVASSCEEDLEDSLNEHEEDATREYQPMDECSRMAFSRKPNPTVKHRSSWATSSVQKSWDRIRNHQIELSHCIASERTDACQITKLANRVTNMISEADILLSKCRSLDLLELSSIILPETSDAFSWCDEQSQMTSTILQHGLCYYAKQNAAVGMTMGSESMVNLAPEVPSTANTSGNLIQQPTETGRIMEGGLQKVDELLNSDKKSCLFDIIQSIVPSRLYLALKCEAFHDYLSSLAHISRTEVSHLSKSIGKTKRRRTRSARHYLSTGALMLSAEEISLLGEHKLCGKISSQSTDTDIR, from the exons ATGGAGGAATCAGCTGATAGAGGGGAGCTACCGATCATGGAGAATGCTAGGGGAGAGCTCCGGCAGCCGGAACGGAGGAATGTTCGCCGGAGATTGGTGCAGTCCACGCTGTTTCCGCACAAACCTCAGGAAACTGAAGTAATTGACGACCAGAAAGCGGACAAGGATTGTAATGCCGACGAGGAGGGTGGCGAAGACTATGATTGTACTGAGAGTCaaggcaagaagaagaagaaacgcAAGGGAAAGACAACAACTCCAACGAAAGCGTCTAAGAAG CCAAAGGAGAAGAGTCTGGCAGATACTACCCCTAAAAAGCATGCGAAGAGTAATGGGAAAGTATTGGCTACTCTGATAGAGATTGAAGATGGGTCGCCACCACCTATGCCTAACCTGAGGTTAGAAGCAAAGATGACAGCTGAG GAAAATTCAAGAATGTTTTCTGGAAGACAAATACACCCATTTTTCTCATCATGGAAGGCGGGGaaaagatgtgaagagactaATAAAGCAGAGAGAAAAGATAATAGGCTCACTATTGGTCCTATCCATGTGTTTGATAAGGTTCAG GGTGATGATGTGTCATTTGATTGGAGAAATTGGTCATTTTGTGAGAAATGCTCTACAAGTACCACATATGATCGAAATGGCGAATCCCCATCAATTTTGGAAGCCTCCGTTGATGCGTTACCAATTGATCAACTTTCCACTTTTGCTCTTCATGCTGGTGCTTCACCTCTTCGAGATAAGGCTTCTTTAGATCAGTGTCTTATTCAACTAGATGGCATGCGTGAGACAACACCAACAATCTCCACCATGTCAGCTAATGAGCATGTGGGATGCTGTTCGTTTGTAAAGGGCACAGAAATG GACTGCACGGCACATAAAGTTGATATCTTTTCCTCCTCGCATGCTGATGGTGTTAAAAAATCAGACGCCAGGATAAGCAAATATTTTCAGGAAAG GATGATGTCATACTACATCGGCTCTTCTCTTCAACTTGATGGCCGCATATGGGCAGATAAATATCAACCAAAAAGGGCCATTGAG GTATGCGGTAATGAGGAATCGGTTAAGTTTTTGAGTGAGTGGCTACGTCTTTGGCGTGAAAGAGATCATAAACCAAGCAAGAACTCCATTGGCGGTGATGAAAGCAACATTGAAGATACTTACGATGAATGGTATCCAAGTGACACTGACTCAGGGAACATCGATGGACCCAGGCTGAAGAATCTCCTCTTAGTCACTGGACCAGTGGGG AGTGGGAAGTCTGCAGCCATCTATGCTTGTGCTATGGAGCaaggtttcaaaatttttgag GCTAATGTGTCTGATTGTCGAAATGGAGCGGCTGTCAAACAAAGATTTGGAGAGGTTTTAGAGTCACATTCTCTCAACTG GTCAAAGGAAAACCCTGTGGATTCACGGAATGAACTCAATGTGAAGTCTTGCCCATCTACACCAAATGGTAAACCAATGCTGGTAACTAACGAGGTCATAGAATTAGATACATTAGATGAGGAGGGTAGTAATGGAATATTTAGAAGACCTACAAAATTTGCTTTGAAGGAGACTGGAACTACATGTGCTCGGGATCAACTTAGACCTTTGATTCTCTTTGAGGATGTTGATATAGTTTTTCCTGAAGATCGAGGTTTTATTGCTGCAATACAATATATTGCTGAAAGAGCAAAGGGACCTGTGATCTTGACCAGCAATT CTAAAAATCCTATCCTGCCAGACACTTTGGACAGGATTGAAGTGTGCTTTGCATTGCCATCATCAAAGGAGCTATTTTGCCATATTTACAAG GTCTGTGCTGTAGAAAAAGCTGACATTCAATCTTGGTCGATAGAGAGACTAATTAGATTTTGCGAGGGGGATATTCGGAAAACAATTATGCATCTCCAGTTCTGGTGCCAGGGCATAAATTTTCCAG GTAGAGAAGTGCTGGGATCCCGTCCTCTGCCAATTGATCATGAGGCCGCCCACCAAATGCTACCAAAGATACTCCCCTGGGAGTTACCATCTCAGTTATCTGAGCTGGTTGAAAAGGAGATCTCTAAGTCATTATCTATAATGGAAGATGATTCCACCTTCGCAGATGTCATTGAGGAGGAATTTAATAATAAAGCAGTGCAGGATAATCCAGAGAGGCATGTTGATGGAATGGACTGTATGGAGGCCAAAAAGGAAGCGATGTTAAGCTGGAATGGTTTTTTTCACAATTGCGACGACTTTGCAGGTCGTCTGCATTCTCCATGCAAAATTTCCAATTCCCCAGGCACTCCAGTTTCGTTTTGTCAGAGAAAAGGTGGGAAAAGGCTGAACGTCGTAATGTCTTCTGATTCTGAAGATGATG GAAAACTCAAggaaaatcataatcaatgctTAGATTTGCACTTTGACGACACATGCAAATCAGTTGATATATCAATTGTGCCAGAATCAACAGTTGTACCTGAGACGGAAGTTGGCAATGGAACAGAGCTGTTATCTAAAACCGTGTTTGGTGATCAAGATGCTGATACTTTTGAAGAAGTTTCTATGAACATTGAGTCAAAACAAAACCCCTTTTCAGTTGAAGCTGACATTCTTGAAAAATCTGTATCCATCTTCAATTCATATTCAGATATGTTAACCTGTGATGTAATTGTAGCATCATCATGTGAAGAGGATTTGGAAGATTCTTTGAATGAACATGAAGAGGATGCTACAAGAGAATATCAACCGATGGATGAGTGTAGTCGCATGGCTTTCAGTAGAAAACCCAACCCCACAGTAAAACATAGATCCAGTTGGGCGACTTCTTCAGTGCAGAAGTCATGGGATAGAATTCGTAACCACCAAATAGAGCTAAGTCATTGCATTGCATCAGAGCGTACAGATGCTTGTCAAATTACAAAACTTGCTAATCGCGTGACCAATATGATTTCAGAAGCTGATATTTTGCTTTCCAAATGTCGATCACTC GATTTATTGGAACTGTCGAGTATAATCCTTCCTGAGACCTCAGATGCATTCAGCTGGTGTGATGAGCAGTCGCAGATGACTTCTACAATTTTGCAACATGGACTTTGTTATTATGCTAAACAAAATGCCGCTGTAGGGATGACCATGGGTTCTGAGAGCATGGTGAATTTAGCACCGGAGGTGCCTTCCACAGCAAATACGTCAGGTAACTTAATCCAACAGCCAACTGAAACTGGAAGGATTATGGAGGGCGGGCTGCAAAAAGTTGATGAGTTGTTAAACAG CGACAAGAAGTCATGTCTCTTTGATATAATTCAGTCAATAGTTCCTTCAAGATTGTATCTTGCCTTGAAATGTGAGGCCTTCCATgattatctttcttctttggcccACATTTCAAGAACAGAAGTTTCTCATCTATCGAAAAGCATTGGCAAGACAAAAAGACGAAG GACACGAAGTGCAAGACATTATCTGAGTACAGGTGCACTTATGCTTTCTGCAGAAGAAATTTCGTTGCTTGGCGAACATAAATTATGTGGGAAGATTTCATCCCAGTCAACAGATACTGATATCAGATAA
- the LOC120010394 gene encoding uncharacterized protein LOC120010394 isoform X1, giving the protein MEESADRGELPIMENARGELRQPERRNVRRRLVQSTLFPHKPQETEVIDDQKADKDCNADEEGGEDYDCTESQGKKKKKRKGKTTTPTKASKKVSTQPKEKSLADTTPKKHAKSNGKVLATLIEIEDGSPPPMPNLRLEAKMTAEENSRMFSGRQIHPFFSSWKAGKRCEETNKAERKDNRLTIGPIHVFDKVQGDDVSFDWRNWSFCEKCSTSTTYDRNGESPSILEASVDALPIDQLSTFALHAGASPLRDKASLDQCLIQLDGMRETTPTISTMSANEHVGCCSFVKGTEMDCTAHKVDIFSSSHADGVKKSDARISKYFQERMMSYYIGSSLQLDGRIWADKYQPKRAIEVCGNEESVKFLSEWLRLWRERDHKPSKNSIGGDESNIEDTYDEWYPSDTDSGNIDGPRLKNLLLVTGPVGSGKSAAIYACAMEQGFKIFEANVSDCRNGAAVKQRFGEVLESHSLNWSKENPVDSRNELNVKSCPSTPNGKPMLVTNEVIELDTLDEEGSNGIFRRPTKFALKETGTTCARDQLRPLILFEDVDIVFPEDRGFIAAIQYIAERAKGPVILTSNSKNPILPDTLDRIEVCFALPSSKELFCHIYKVCAVEKADIQSWSIERLIRFCEGDIRKTIMHLQFWCQGINFPGREVLGSRPLPIDHEAAHQMLPKILPWELPSQLSELVEKEISKSLSIMEDDSTFADVIEEEFNNKAVQDNPERHVDGMDCMEAKKEAMLSWNGFFHNCDDFAGRLHSPCKISNSPGTPVSFCQRKGGKRLNVVMSSDSEDDGKLKENHNQCLDLHFDDTCKSVDISIVPESTVVPETEVGNGTELLSKTVFGDQDADTFEEVSMNIESKQNPFSVEADILEKSVSIFNSYSDMLTCDVIVASSCEEDLEDSLNEHEEDATREYQPMDECSRMAFSRKPNPTVKHRSSWATSSVQKSWDRIRNHQIELSHCIASERTDACQITKLANRVTNMISEADILLSKCRSLDLLELSSIILPETSDAFSWCDEQSQMTSTILQHGLCYYAKQNAAVGMTMGSESMVNLAPEVPSTANTSGNLIQQPTETGRIMEGGLQKVDELLNSDKKSCLFDIIQSIVPSRLYLALKCEAFHDYLSSLAHISRTEVSHLSKSIGKTKRRRTRSARHYLSTGALMLSAEEISLLGEHKLCGKISSQSTDTDIR; this is encoded by the exons ATGGAGGAATCAGCTGATAGAGGGGAGCTACCGATCATGGAGAATGCTAGGGGAGAGCTCCGGCAGCCGGAACGGAGGAATGTTCGCCGGAGATTGGTGCAGTCCACGCTGTTTCCGCACAAACCTCAGGAAACTGAAGTAATTGACGACCAGAAAGCGGACAAGGATTGTAATGCCGACGAGGAGGGTGGCGAAGACTATGATTGTACTGAGAGTCaaggcaagaagaagaagaaacgcAAGGGAAAGACAACAACTCCAACGAAAGCGTCTAAGAAGGTGAGTACACAA CCAAAGGAGAAGAGTCTGGCAGATACTACCCCTAAAAAGCATGCGAAGAGTAATGGGAAAGTATTGGCTACTCTGATAGAGATTGAAGATGGGTCGCCACCACCTATGCCTAACCTGAGGTTAGAAGCAAAGATGACAGCTGAG GAAAATTCAAGAATGTTTTCTGGAAGACAAATACACCCATTTTTCTCATCATGGAAGGCGGGGaaaagatgtgaagagactaATAAAGCAGAGAGAAAAGATAATAGGCTCACTATTGGTCCTATCCATGTGTTTGATAAGGTTCAG GGTGATGATGTGTCATTTGATTGGAGAAATTGGTCATTTTGTGAGAAATGCTCTACAAGTACCACATATGATCGAAATGGCGAATCCCCATCAATTTTGGAAGCCTCCGTTGATGCGTTACCAATTGATCAACTTTCCACTTTTGCTCTTCATGCTGGTGCTTCACCTCTTCGAGATAAGGCTTCTTTAGATCAGTGTCTTATTCAACTAGATGGCATGCGTGAGACAACACCAACAATCTCCACCATGTCAGCTAATGAGCATGTGGGATGCTGTTCGTTTGTAAAGGGCACAGAAATG GACTGCACGGCACATAAAGTTGATATCTTTTCCTCCTCGCATGCTGATGGTGTTAAAAAATCAGACGCCAGGATAAGCAAATATTTTCAGGAAAG GATGATGTCATACTACATCGGCTCTTCTCTTCAACTTGATGGCCGCATATGGGCAGATAAATATCAACCAAAAAGGGCCATTGAG GTATGCGGTAATGAGGAATCGGTTAAGTTTTTGAGTGAGTGGCTACGTCTTTGGCGTGAAAGAGATCATAAACCAAGCAAGAACTCCATTGGCGGTGATGAAAGCAACATTGAAGATACTTACGATGAATGGTATCCAAGTGACACTGACTCAGGGAACATCGATGGACCCAGGCTGAAGAATCTCCTCTTAGTCACTGGACCAGTGGGG AGTGGGAAGTCTGCAGCCATCTATGCTTGTGCTATGGAGCaaggtttcaaaatttttgag GCTAATGTGTCTGATTGTCGAAATGGAGCGGCTGTCAAACAAAGATTTGGAGAGGTTTTAGAGTCACATTCTCTCAACTG GTCAAAGGAAAACCCTGTGGATTCACGGAATGAACTCAATGTGAAGTCTTGCCCATCTACACCAAATGGTAAACCAATGCTGGTAACTAACGAGGTCATAGAATTAGATACATTAGATGAGGAGGGTAGTAATGGAATATTTAGAAGACCTACAAAATTTGCTTTGAAGGAGACTGGAACTACATGTGCTCGGGATCAACTTAGACCTTTGATTCTCTTTGAGGATGTTGATATAGTTTTTCCTGAAGATCGAGGTTTTATTGCTGCAATACAATATATTGCTGAAAGAGCAAAGGGACCTGTGATCTTGACCAGCAATT CTAAAAATCCTATCCTGCCAGACACTTTGGACAGGATTGAAGTGTGCTTTGCATTGCCATCATCAAAGGAGCTATTTTGCCATATTTACAAG GTCTGTGCTGTAGAAAAAGCTGACATTCAATCTTGGTCGATAGAGAGACTAATTAGATTTTGCGAGGGGGATATTCGGAAAACAATTATGCATCTCCAGTTCTGGTGCCAGGGCATAAATTTTCCAG GTAGAGAAGTGCTGGGATCCCGTCCTCTGCCAATTGATCATGAGGCCGCCCACCAAATGCTACCAAAGATACTCCCCTGGGAGTTACCATCTCAGTTATCTGAGCTGGTTGAAAAGGAGATCTCTAAGTCATTATCTATAATGGAAGATGATTCCACCTTCGCAGATGTCATTGAGGAGGAATTTAATAATAAAGCAGTGCAGGATAATCCAGAGAGGCATGTTGATGGAATGGACTGTATGGAGGCCAAAAAGGAAGCGATGTTAAGCTGGAATGGTTTTTTTCACAATTGCGACGACTTTGCAGGTCGTCTGCATTCTCCATGCAAAATTTCCAATTCCCCAGGCACTCCAGTTTCGTTTTGTCAGAGAAAAGGTGGGAAAAGGCTGAACGTCGTAATGTCTTCTGATTCTGAAGATGATG GAAAACTCAAggaaaatcataatcaatgctTAGATTTGCACTTTGACGACACATGCAAATCAGTTGATATATCAATTGTGCCAGAATCAACAGTTGTACCTGAGACGGAAGTTGGCAATGGAACAGAGCTGTTATCTAAAACCGTGTTTGGTGATCAAGATGCTGATACTTTTGAAGAAGTTTCTATGAACATTGAGTCAAAACAAAACCCCTTTTCAGTTGAAGCTGACATTCTTGAAAAATCTGTATCCATCTTCAATTCATATTCAGATATGTTAACCTGTGATGTAATTGTAGCATCATCATGTGAAGAGGATTTGGAAGATTCTTTGAATGAACATGAAGAGGATGCTACAAGAGAATATCAACCGATGGATGAGTGTAGTCGCATGGCTTTCAGTAGAAAACCCAACCCCACAGTAAAACATAGATCCAGTTGGGCGACTTCTTCAGTGCAGAAGTCATGGGATAGAATTCGTAACCACCAAATAGAGCTAAGTCATTGCATTGCATCAGAGCGTACAGATGCTTGTCAAATTACAAAACTTGCTAATCGCGTGACCAATATGATTTCAGAAGCTGATATTTTGCTTTCCAAATGTCGATCACTC GATTTATTGGAACTGTCGAGTATAATCCTTCCTGAGACCTCAGATGCATTCAGCTGGTGTGATGAGCAGTCGCAGATGACTTCTACAATTTTGCAACATGGACTTTGTTATTATGCTAAACAAAATGCCGCTGTAGGGATGACCATGGGTTCTGAGAGCATGGTGAATTTAGCACCGGAGGTGCCTTCCACAGCAAATACGTCAGGTAACTTAATCCAACAGCCAACTGAAACTGGAAGGATTATGGAGGGCGGGCTGCAAAAAGTTGATGAGTTGTTAAACAG CGACAAGAAGTCATGTCTCTTTGATATAATTCAGTCAATAGTTCCTTCAAGATTGTATCTTGCCTTGAAATGTGAGGCCTTCCATgattatctttcttctttggcccACATTTCAAGAACAGAAGTTTCTCATCTATCGAAAAGCATTGGCAAGACAAAAAGACGAAG GACACGAAGTGCAAGACATTATCTGAGTACAGGTGCACTTATGCTTTCTGCAGAAGAAATTTCGTTGCTTGGCGAACATAAATTATGTGGGAAGATTTCATCCCAGTCAACAGATACTGATATCAGATAA
- the LOC120010594 gene encoding gamma-glutamylcyclotransferase 2-3 isoform X2, with translation MLDASTNWNIGSFVPVFWVLLSLSLQHRLERERKRGEMVMWVFGYGSLIWKAGFDYDDRLVGFIKGYRRVFYQGSTDHRGTPEYPGRTVTLEPAGGEVCWGIAYKITKKEDEETAFTYLEEPSATTPAVSGVMVYIASPDKKLNKNYLGPESLENIAKQIVCAQGPSGPNRDYLFQLERSLLEIGCEDKHVMDLANEVRRMIQDGKQQEQ, from the exons ATGCTCGACGCCTCCACCAATTGGAATATTGGATCTTTTGTTCCCGTTTTCTGGGTgctactttctctctccttacaGCAtcgtctagagagagagagaaagagaggggaaATGGTGATGTGGGTATTCGGGTACGGGTCTCTAATATGGAAAGCTGGGTTTGACTACGACGATCGACTTGTTGGTTTCATCAAAGGCTATCGTCGTGTCTTCTACCAAG GTAGTACTGACCACAGAGGCACACCTGAGTATCCAGGAAGAACTGTGACTTTGGAGCCTGCCGGAGGGGAAGTCTGT TGGGGGATTGCCTACAAGATAACCAAGAAAGAAGACGAAGAAACTGCATTTACA TATTTAGAA GAGCCTTCAGCTACAACTCCAGCAGTTTCAGGAGTAATGGT ATACATAGCATCTCCAGACAAGAAGCTGAACAAGAACTACTTGGGTCCAGAATCTCTCGAAAATATTGCCAA GCAAATCGTCTGTGCTCAAGGTCCCTCAGGGCCCAATAGAGACTACCTTTTCCAACTTGAAAGATCTCTTCTTGAAATTG GATGTGAGGACAAACATGTAATGGATCTTGCCAATGAAGTGAGGCGCATGATTCAAGATGGTAAGCAACAAGAGCAATAG
- the LOC120010396 gene encoding glutamic acid-rich protein-like, with the protein MAEEGHDRAKKRVAGGDDLESRIKAAVRSRIAYFKEQADSLTLEGVRRLLEKDMGLDTRELDSHKGFIRQSLDECLAGGIDENDSKGTAVTAKKSAKEETAESPGGIKGSKDKKEPFSEEEEKMEDSPVMGLLTGSKTEKEKREETEVIDNKEGPNESTIKIAIRERVSYVKANSDKVTMAGFRRLLEEDLKLEKNALYPYKKLITEQLDEALNSYEDSGPADELKKKNIKNNSQRKVSKKGRSEESSDSLASENNEEDEDEVKPKRKIATKAKMHNSEGAKKRKRPEREVKESGKKRVKSEDNSDAEESGASVDSLSQSSAEKPTQRKDLSTPVYGKRVEHLKTVIKSCGMSIPPAVYKKVKQVPENKREAQLIKELEEILAREGLSSNPSEKEIKEVKKRKDRAKELEGIDMNNIVSSSRRRSNTTFVAPPKPPPVVTGGDESEDTDSNDDEDDDDSDDEGNDDEEENGGDDEDDEEVEDEEDDDSD; encoded by the exons ATGGCAGAGGAGGGGCACGATAGGGCGAAGAAACGAGTGGCAGGTGGTGATGATTTAGAGTCCCGAATTAAGGCCGCCGTGCGCTCTCGCATAGCCTACTTCAAGGAACAAGCCGA TTCGCTGACCCTTGAGGGGGTCCGGAGATTGTTAGAGAAGGATATGGGATTGGACACTCGTGAATTGGATTCGCACAAGGGATTCATCAGGCAATCTCTAGATGAG TGTTTGGCTGGTGGTATCGATGAGAATGACTCCAAGGGCACTGCAGTAACTGCCAAAAAATCAGCTAAAGAAGAAACAGCGGAATCTCCTGGTGGAATTAAGGGAAGTAAAGATAAAAAGGAACCTTTCTCTGAAGAGGAGGAGAAAATGGAAGACTCACCTGTGATGGGGCTCCTGACTGGCAGTAaaacagagaaggaaaaaagagaggaaactGAAGTCATTGATAATAAAGAAGGTCCAAATGAGAGCACGATTAAGATTGCCATTAGAGAAAGAGTTTCTTATGTCAAAGCTAACTCAGA CAAAGTTACGATGGCCGGATTTCGTAGACTTCTGGAGGAAGATCTTAAACTTGAAAAAAATGCTCTCTATCCTTATAAGAAGCTTATAACAGAGCAGTTAGATGAG GCATTAAACTCTTATGAAGATTCTGGACCTGCCGATGagcttaaaaagaaaaatatcaagaatAATTCTCAAAGGAAAGTGTCTAAAAAGGGTAGGAGTGAAGAAAGTTCTGATTCTTTAGCTAGTGAGAATAACGAGGAAGACGAAGACGAagtaaaaccaaaaagaaaaattgcTACAAAAGCGAAGATGCATAACTCGGAAGGGGCTAAAAAACGGAAAAGACCTGAAAGGGAAGTCAAAGAATCTGGAAAGAAGCGGGTCAAGTCTGAGGACAATAGTGATGCAGAAGAGAGTGGAGCCTCTGTAGATAGTCTCTCTCAGTCATCTGCTGAGAAACCTACACAG AGAAAAGACCTTTCGACTCCAGTGTATGGTAAACGTGTGGAGCATTTAAAAACAGTTATCAAATCGTGTGGAATGAG CATACCTCCAGCAGTTTACAAGAAAGTCAAGCAGGTTCCTGAGAACAAACGTGAGGCTCAGTTGATAAAGGAACTCGAGGAGATACTTGCTAGAGAAGGATTGTCCTCAAATCCTTCTGAGAAAG AAATCAAGGAAGTCAAAAAGAGAAAGGACAGAGCAAAAGAGCTTGAAGGCATTGACATGAACAACATTGTATCAAGTTCACGCAGACGGTCAAACACCACTTTTGTTGCTCCTCCAAAGCCCCCACCTGTAGTAACCGGTGGGGATGAGTCTGAAGATACTGACAGCAATGACGATGAAGATGACGACGATAGTGATGATGAGGGTAATGATGATGAGGAGgaaaatggtggtgatgatgaagatgatgaagaggtTGAGGATG AGGAAGACGATGACAGTGACTGA
- the LOC120010594 gene encoding gamma-glutamylcyclotransferase 2-3 isoform X1, which yields MLDASTNWNIGSFVPVFWVLLSLSLQHRLERERKRGEMVMWVFGYGSLIWKAGFDYDDRLVGFIKGYRRVFYQGSTDHRGTPEYPGRTVTLEPAGGEVCWGIAYKITKKEDEETAFTYLEVREKQYDKKAYLDFFTEPSATTPAVSGVMVYIASPDKKLNKNYLGPESLENIAKQIVCAQGPSGPNRDYLFQLERSLLEIGCEDKHVMDLANEVRRMIQDGKQQEQ from the exons ATGCTCGACGCCTCCACCAATTGGAATATTGGATCTTTTGTTCCCGTTTTCTGGGTgctactttctctctccttacaGCAtcgtctagagagagagagaaagagaggggaaATGGTGATGTGGGTATTCGGGTACGGGTCTCTAATATGGAAAGCTGGGTTTGACTACGACGATCGACTTGTTGGTTTCATCAAAGGCTATCGTCGTGTCTTCTACCAAG GTAGTACTGACCACAGAGGCACACCTGAGTATCCAGGAAGAACTGTGACTTTGGAGCCTGCCGGAGGGGAAGTCTGT TGGGGGATTGCCTACAAGATAACCAAGAAAGAAGACGAAGAAACTGCATTTACA TATTTAGAAGTGAGGGAGAAGCAGTATGACAAGAAGGCTTATCTTGATTTTTTCACT GAGCCTTCAGCTACAACTCCAGCAGTTTCAGGAGTAATGGT ATACATAGCATCTCCAGACAAGAAGCTGAACAAGAACTACTTGGGTCCAGAATCTCTCGAAAATATTGCCAA GCAAATCGTCTGTGCTCAAGGTCCCTCAGGGCCCAATAGAGACTACCTTTTCCAACTTGAAAGATCTCTTCTTGAAATTG GATGTGAGGACAAACATGTAATGGATCTTGCCAATGAAGTGAGGCGCATGATTCAAGATGGTAAGCAACAAGAGCAATAG